One stretch of Anabas testudineus chromosome 24, fAnaTes1.2, whole genome shotgun sequence DNA includes these proteins:
- the nhsl1b gene encoding NHS-like protein 1 isoform X4, translating into MVFIGTSLKSVIKYFKRKAVSNLDEESKWTVHYTAPWHQQENVFLPGSRPPCVEDLHRQAKVNLKTTLRECDKLRKDGFRSSQYYSQAPTFSDPIQSTSSLQDEEDDENDKKSTASSLEDDKSEISMRPQTPQGRGEEGEVSEIDGQLVWNKSMPLPTPEEKMRQAAQAVPTDIVPINVTGAVFDRQASIRRSLINTDTVSRRPKKVKRRKTISGLPDNINQELAAKRRGGELRPHSMFIPGQYSTLGRVGSANSSLRVSDTRDSSCQTEEVKIVPPSMRRIRAQRGQGIAAQMAGISASSSTGSISISSSDSSGILMLPHQFNGDPSRFHSLPRQGARVSLSADPIYSSTPIKSEEQTTPQRQIGKLQVDDTVVHMRSAPRTGTLPRPKSQEVRATQSSEWSGGPACVVSPHAAYSTSLIPNATMSKSTEVIALNTCGQIPHSPASAYPTARPLSQASSTNTDPPICSPAAFTHSSNVPALATSTPTHTSQDGDLVIAAPASESGHSDSSTHSHSTLAPTPPSCLPEEQWIYNTPENVVVPHRTLTSSCSTPINQLYSSLELSSRTTTDSSSLYSQDNDGYYTSMHLDSGLRSRSHGSGHGAAGRTRHSMYECREMANQEDSGSLYSDRSLSRSISLRKSKKPPLPPARTDSLRRKPAAKKPLGGVSAISGVSEPNAAMLNESLIASLQQSLQMGLRGGKGKGASPSSPSHSPSSDYDDPWLLRPRSQSSISVGSSAASLAANANCGGVSNVYSLCHVTPAHSDTSSLRSDYADSWGYYMDYPRNHGDQRAQTPPAHATETGSAGPHPGGLQNGGEIHSNSQEPGARDQDGGVSVKPKTCTSSPDRVHRLTSPSSGYSSQSNTPTAGTPVPSFTRSMSPSGSRPKPRVPERKSSLLSSVSISSSSTSLSSNTSDSLKSLGPPPPLPPPIFSSSAPNTPLSPPPPFPPPLPPSSTEGTPPPAPPLPATPLGTSLSPHPACSVSPEFPPPPSPDLLIHPSSSFNGSFSPPPPPPPPVPSLGPPPPPPLPSFSPPSSSPSFVKAGKEASKPATSKSPSQSPKPLITPFALQSVQLRSVKRPEKNINEKSDNTKTQETQDLAQVQRSQTLVNSRSQEHPLVLPVFNNSPDEDLRNSSPSPVSKLLEELSLDCSITDKTDSAVLNGKAEHQNYLHLNGKETDGGWESLQTSPMNLQNSPVKQKPPAVLKKPKLPYLPPFTLEPVNEQLPSQKEHVITLSQINQDQEDALQRQIKDEEKENENEQQEEEEEGISESTESLSGSSEAFTEVKNESPISFSASQETSLDYELCTNGEAHEEAEEEGDGTSSTTGSISSKEDDAGEVFDSSTAESSPAPSANGASQENMVTPTSTRPRTTEDLFAAIHRSKRKVLGRRDSEEDKSRAGNHPQSPPTTPTGVVSSLPRQTSSIQRNLRKSSTSSDSFKALLLKKGSRSETSFRMSAAEMLRSTDPRFQRTHSESALDSPASPSSPTTPHSPFASPGRGKRATEEWSRYEALALSSPTSPSYSMSGSKYGRSRTPPSAASSKYNARSRILSSPMTVICEREGELAESEYGDTAESLVGPTSQTLPVLQDSNGTLSEESRS; encoded by the exons TCCACAGCTTCATCACTGGAGGATGACAAATCGGAGATCTCCATGAGGCCCCAGACGCCGCAGGGACGGGGCGAAGAAGGGGAGGTGTCAGAGATTGACGGTCAGTTGGTATGGAACAAGTCTATGCCCCTTCCCACCCCAGAGGAGAAGATGAGGCAGGCGGCTCAGGCCGTGCCCACAGACATAGTTCCTATCAATGTCACAG GGGCAGTGTTTGACCGACAGGCGAGCATCCGGCGTTCCCTCATTAACACTGACACCGTGTCCCGTCGGCCCAAGAAGGTCAAACGCAGAAAGACTATATCAGGGCTGCCTGACAACATCAACCAGGAGCTAG cagcaaaaagacGAGGCGGCGAGCTCCGACCACATTCCATGTTCATCCCAGGACAGTACTCCACTTTAGGCCGAGTTGGGAGTGCCAACTCTTCGCTTCGGGTTTCAGATACCAGAGACTCAAGCTGCCAGACAGAGGAAGTAAAGATTGTACCCCCGTCCATGAGAAGAATTCGGGCACAGAGAGGACAGGGAATCGCTGCTCAGATGGCCGGTATTTCTGCTTCATCCTCAACAGGAAGTATATCCATCTCCAGTAGTGACAGCTCTGGGATCTTGATGCTGCCACATCAGTTTAATGGAGACCCATCGCGTTTCCATAGTCTGCCCCGACAGGGCGCTAGGGTGTCTCTCAGTGCTGATCCCATCTATAGCAGCACCCCAATCAAGTCAGAGGAGCAAACTACACCTCAGAGGCAGATTGGAAAGCTGCAGGTTGATGATACTGTGGTGCACATGAGAAGTGCCCCGAGGACAGGCACCCTACCCAGGCCCAAGTCTCAGGAGGTGAGGGCGACACAGTCAAGTGAATGGAGTGGAGGTCCAGCTTGTGTAGTCTCACCACATGCTGCTTATTCCACCTCACTCATCCCCAATGCCACCATGTCTAAGTCCACTGAGGTCATTGCTCTCAACACATGTGGTCAAATACCCCACTCTCCAGCTTCAGCTTACCCCACAGCTCGACCACTCAGTCAGGCATCCTCCACTAACACTGACCCCCCAATATGCAGTCCAGCAGCCTTTACCCACAGCTCTAATGTCCCCGCCTTGGCCACTTCTACTCCCACTCATACATCACAGGATGGTGATCTGGTCATTGCAGCACCTGCTAGCGAGTCAGGACACTCAGACAGCAGCACACATAGCCACAGCACCCTGGCCCCTACACCTCCATCCTGTCTGCCAGAGGAACAGTGGATCTACAACACACCAGAAAACGTGGTGGTCCCACACCGCACTCTgacctccagctgctccactcCTATCAACCAGCTGTATAGCAGCCTGGAACTGTCCTCCAGGACCACTACTGATTCCAGCTCTCTCTATTCGCAAGACAATGATGGATACTACACCTCCATGCACCTGGACTCAGGCCTACGCTCTCGTAGCCATGGCAGTGGGCATGGGGCAGCGGGACGCACAAGACATAGCATGTACGAGTGCCGCGAGATGGCCAATCAGGAGGACTCTGGTAGCCTATACAGTGATCGCTCGCTGTCCCGTAGCATCTCCCTTCGGAAATCCAAGAAGCCTCCTCTGCCCCCGGCCCGTACAGACTCTCTTAGACGCAAACCTGCTGCAAAAAAGCCCCTTGGAGGTGTTAGCGCCATCAGTGGTGTTAGTGAACCAAATGCAGCCATGCTTAATGAGTCTCTAATTGCTAGTTTACAGCAGAGTCTACAAATGGGACTGAGGGGAGGCAAAGGAAAAGGCGCCTCTCCATCATCACCTTCTCACAGTCCGAGCAGCGATTACGATGACCCTTGGTTGCTACGGCCACGTAGTCAGAGTAGCATCAGTGTGGGTAGCTCTGCAGCTTCACTCGCAGCTAATGCAAACTGTGGTGGTGTGTCTAATGTGTACTCTCTATGCCACGTGACACCTGCTCACAGTGACACCAGCAGCTTGCGTTCAGATTATGCCGACTCATGGGGTTACTATATGGACTACCCCCGTAACCATGGAGACCAGAGGGCACAGACGCCTCCAGCTCATGCCACAGAAACTGGATCAGCTGGTCCTCACCCAGGAGGCCTACAGAATGGAGGTGAAATTCATAGCAACAGCCAGGAACCTGGAGCACGAGACCAGGACGGAGGGGTGTCGGTGAAGCCCAAAACATGCACCTCCTCACCAGACAGGGTGCACAGACTGACCTCCCCTTCAAGTGGCTATTCTAGCCAGTCCAACACCCCCACAGCTGGAACGCCAGTGCCATCATTCACTCGTTCCATGTCTCCCTCTGGCAGCCGACCCAAACCCAGAGTGCCAGAGAGGAAGTCAtcgctcctctcctctgtatccatttcctcctcctccacctccctgtcCTCCAACACTTCAGACTCACTCAAGAGCTTGGGGCCCCCACCGCCACTACCTCCACCTATCTTCTCATCCTCAGCCCCCAACACGCCTCTTAGCCCACCTCCACCTTTTCCTCCCCCTCTACCACCAAGTTCCACTGAAGGCACTCCTCCACCTGCACCCCCCCTACCAGCTACACCACTGGGCACTTCTCTGAGCCCACATCCTgcttgctctgtctctccagaattcccacctcctccatcacctgaCCTGTTAATCCACCCTAGTTCATCCTTCAATGGGAGCTTCagtcctccacctccacccccacctcctgtTCCCTCCTTGGgaccccctccacctcctccacttccttctTTTAGTCCACCTTCCTCTTCCCCATCTTTCGTGAAGGCTGGAAAAGAAGCTTCCAAACCAGCTACTTCCAAAAGCCCTTCACAGTCACCTAAGCCCCTGATCACCCCATTTGCGCTGCAAAGTGTTCAGCTACGCTCGGTGAAACGGCCGGAGAAAAACATTAACGAGAAATCTGACAACACCAAAACCCAGGAAACACAGGACCTCGCTCAGGTTCAAAGGTCGCAAACCCTGGTAAATTCTCGCTCCCAGGAGCATCCCCTTGTCTTGCCTGTGTTTAACAACTCCCCAGATGAAGACTTGCGTAACTCTTCACCATCACCTGTGTCAAAGCTCTTAGAAGAGTTGTCATTAGACTGCAGCATCACAGACAAGACAGATAGTGCAGTCTTGAATGGAAAAGCTGAACATCAGAATTACCTTCACttaaatggaaaagaaacagatggaggGTGGGAGTCATTGCAGACTTCCCCAATGAACTTGCAAAACTCTCCTGTCAAGCAGAAGCCCCCAGCAGTCTTGAAGAAACCCAAGCTCCCTTATCTCCCGCCATTTACCCTTGAACCAGTCAATGAACAACTCCCATCTCAGAAAGAACATGTGATCACTCTGTCCCAAATAAACCAAGACCAAGAAGATGCtctgcaaagacaaataaaggatgaggagaaagaaaacgaAAATGagcaacaggaggaggaggaggagggtatTTCAGAAAGTACTGAGTCATTATCAGGGAGCAGTGAAGCATTCACAGAAGTCAAGAATGAGTCTCCAATCTCATTTTCTGCTAGTCAGGAGACAAGTCTTGACTATGAGCTGTGTACGAATGGAGAGGCTCATGAAGAggcagaagaagagggagacgGAACAAGCAGCACAACTGGATCCATCAGCTCTAAGGAGGATGATGCAG GTGAGGTGTTTGACTCCAGTACGGCTGAATCGTCTCCGGCTCCGTCAGCGAACGGGGCCTCACAGGAGAACATGGTCACCCCAACATCCACTCGGCCCCGAACCACTGAGGACCTCTTCGCTGCCATTCACAG GTCAAAACGCAAGGTCCTGGGTCGCAGGGATTCTGAGGAGGACAAGTCCCGGGCTGGGAATCATCCCCAGTCTCCACCTACCACCCCCACAGGCGTAGTATCCTCTCTGCCCCGGCAGACCAGCTCCATCCAGCGCAACCTCCGCAAGTCCTCCACTAGCAGCGACAGCTTCAAGGCCCTTCTCCTGAAGAAGGGGAGCCGCTCTGAGACCAGTTTTAGAATGTCTGCTGCTGAGATGCTTCGCTCCACCGACCCACGCTTCCAACGAACACACTCTGAGTCTGCATTGGATTCCCCAGCTTCACCCTCCTCCCCAACAACGCCACACAGCCCCTTCGCCTCACCTGGCCGTGGTAAACGGGCAACAGAGGAGTGGAGCCGCTACGAGGCCTTGGCTCTGTCCTCGCCGACTTCGCCATCTTATTCGATGAGTGGGTCAAAGTATGGACGTTCTCGCACGCCGCCCTCTGCTGCCAGCAGCAAGTACAATGCACGCAGCAGAATCCTGAGCAGCCCAATGACAGTTATCTGCGAACGCGAGGGGGAACTGGCTGAGAGCGAGTATGGAGATACTGCGGAAAGTCTGGTTGGACCCACATCCCAGACGCTCCCTGTGCTCCAAGACTCCAATGGCACTTTATCTGAAGAAAGTAGAAGTTAA